The following coding sequences are from one Treponema bryantii window:
- a CDS encoding ABC transporter ATP-binding protein, with protein MNNKQSNKESARGTVRKVLSLTHKLIPGYITFLLIVKMMAAAQPFIQIYFSSLILDGLLRLDSFDSIFRNVLIMIGLDSLLVLIRWRLEGINWVKKHELTQKINKMLTDKTMEIDFDILEKHETLDTLKKAKDGITTTGDIRSFCDNLAGIIEKLTTIVYSVVLLIPLFIPKVLEETAGLSSLCVFLNQWYSIFIMILVLAIHVFVSYETNKKSSLLQMQFFEKNVSYNRYFSYWFDLIFNYSIGKYIRLYKMQKLMIKKVQETNDNLEKEGVAWINKDIKISFIPFLSQAFMQLVSYSYVGLKAVFSLISAGKCLMYVSSYTRLVESITGISNNFVQIKMESRYLAFFYDYMEIKNKRYDGTIPTEKRDDNKFEIEFRDVSFRYANTEKYALRHVNQKITLGSKNAVVGKNGAGKTTFIKLLCRLYEPTEGQILLNGVDIRYYDYEEYAKLFAVVFQDFNLFSFPLGENVASGIEYNRERAIKCLEQAGFKERFEKLEKGLDTPLYQYEDENGVEISGGEAQKIAIARTLYKDAPFVIMDEPTSALDPVAEYEIYQSFDKMVEGKTSIYISHRMSSCRFCDNILVFDEGQIVEQGSHDKLMSNGGLYSELWNAQAQYYA; from the coding sequence ATGAACAATAAGCAGTCAAATAAAGAATCAGCTCGTGGAACTGTCAGAAAAGTTTTAAGCCTCACTCATAAACTGATTCCCGGTTATATAACTTTTCTTCTCATAGTAAAAATGATGGCAGCTGCACAGCCTTTCATACAGATTTATTTTTCAAGTTTAATACTGGATGGACTTTTACGCCTGGATTCTTTTGATTCAATTTTTAGAAACGTTCTGATTATGATAGGATTAGATTCCCTTTTAGTTTTGATTCGCTGGAGACTTGAAGGAATCAACTGGGTAAAAAAACATGAGCTTACTCAAAAAATCAATAAAATGCTTACCGACAAAACAATGGAAATTGATTTTGATATTCTCGAGAAACATGAAACTCTTGATACGCTCAAAAAAGCAAAAGATGGAATAACAACTACAGGCGATATAAGATCATTCTGTGACAATCTTGCAGGAATTATTGAAAAACTGACTACCATAGTTTATTCCGTAGTTCTGCTGATTCCATTATTTATTCCAAAAGTGCTTGAAGAAACTGCAGGCTTAAGCAGCTTATGTGTTTTTCTGAATCAATGGTACAGCATTTTTATTATGATTCTTGTACTTGCTATTCATGTATTTGTTTCTTATGAGACTAATAAGAAATCCTCTCTTCTTCAGATGCAGTTTTTTGAAAAGAATGTTTCTTATAACAGATATTTCAGTTACTGGTTTGATTTGATTTTTAATTATTCAATTGGAAAGTATATCCGTCTTTATAAGATGCAGAAGCTGATGATTAAAAAAGTTCAGGAAACAAATGATAATCTGGAAAAAGAAGGGGTTGCCTGGATAAACAAGGATATTAAGATTTCGTTTATTCCGTTTCTTTCCCAGGCTTTTATGCAGCTTGTAAGTTATTCATACGTGGGATTAAAGGCAGTGTTCTCATTGATAAGTGCCGGTAAATGTTTAATGTATGTTTCAAGTTATACAAGGCTGGTAGAAAGCATTACCGGTATTTCTAATAATTTTGTTCAGATAAAAATGGAAAGCCGTTATCTTGCCTTCTTTTATGATTACATGGAAATAAAGAATAAACGTTATGACGGAACAATTCCTACTGAAAAAAGAGATGATAATAAATTCGAAATTGAATTCCGAGATGTTTCCTTCCGTTATGCTAATACAGAAAAATATGCACTGCGTCATGTAAATCAAAAGATAACGCTTGGTTCAAAAAATGCAGTAGTGGGCAAGAATGGAGCTGGCAAAACAACTTTTATTAAACTTCTGTGCCGTTTGTACGAACCAACTGAAGGACAGATTTTACTCAATGGTGTTGATATCCGCTATTATGATTATGAAGAATATGCAAAGCTTTTTGCTGTTGTTTTTCAGGATTTCAATCTTTTCAGTTTTCCACTTGGAGAAAATGTTGCTTCGGGAATTGAGTATAATCGGGAACGGGCAATTAAATGTCTTGAGCAGGCAGGTTTTAAGGAACGTTTTGAAAAACTTGAAAAAGGACTTGATACACCATTGTATCAATATGAAGATGAAAATGGGGTTGAGATTTCAGGTGGTGAAGCTCAAAAAATTGCTATAGCCCGTACGCTCTATAAGGATGCTCCATTTGTAATAATGGATGAACCGACAAGTGCATTAGACCCTGTCGCTGAATATGAAATCTATCAGAGCTTTGACAAAATGGTGGAAGGAAAAACTTCAATTTATATTTCACATCGTATGTCGAGCTGCCGTTTCTGTGACAACATCTTAGTTTTTGATGAAGGCCAGATTGTAGAACAGGGCAGCCACGATAAGCTGATGTCAAATGGTGGTCTTTACAGCGAACTCTGGAATGCACAGGCGCAGTATTATGCGTAG
- a CDS encoding ABC transporter ATP-binding protein, which produces MEKQKTKRNNIIQNAFIVYKAMFKRYPAAIPLVLVYLVMAVSLPFINTLIPAMAIKGITSGKVQTFMAYIGIAVLFMCVFSGVKLLCEKKMQMKHTYTRISVFMFNFIKKAINTDYLNIEPQPKQKIMGKGVQGVDGNYQGAELVSTLSLELLVVVLGIFSYGTVIFMLDWKILLVMFGMFFTDILIRNHAVKFGDDNRESFSEPWRKMRYMELNSMNVSAGKDIRIFSLKKVFDFHFDSLITTYKNFRSKYQLKWYYPTLSDTAFNIARDWLAYTLLIHKVLSGQIDAAQFTIYIGIVASFSQWIYEVSMDFANLRDASHQFNDYHEFMAQKDVFEHSETTSTISTDKVPPEIEFRNVSFTYEGSEKPVLKNVNFKIRANEKIALVGNNGAGKTTIVKLLCALYLPTSGEILIDGKNINEIGIEKYQEMISVLFQDTTPIAISVAENIGGCELAEVDRERMNKCLKEAGLYEKVQSLPQKEQSFITQTLDKDGVLFSGGETQKLLLAKAIYKNGPVLILDEPTSALDPIAESRIYEEYNQMADNKTAVFISHRLASTKFCDRILFLDDGQIVEEGSHEELMKKAGKYKEIFDIQSHYYVEDVEERNEQ; this is translated from the coding sequence ATGGAAAAACAAAAAACTAAACGAAATAATATTATTCAGAATGCCTTTATTGTGTATAAAGCAATGTTTAAAAGATACCCGGCAGCAATTCCTCTTGTGCTTGTATATCTGGTTATGGCGGTTTCTCTGCCGTTTATAAATACTCTTATTCCAGCAATGGCTATAAAAGGAATTACAAGTGGAAAGGTTCAGACCTTTATGGCTTACATTGGAATTGCAGTTTTGTTTATGTGTGTTTTTTCTGGAGTTAAGCTTTTATGCGAGAAAAAAATGCAGATGAAACACACTTACACCCGCATCAGTGTATTTATGTTTAATTTTATAAAGAAAGCAATAAATACTGATTATCTTAATATCGAACCACAGCCTAAACAGAAGATTATGGGTAAGGGCGTTCAGGGAGTAGACGGAAACTATCAGGGGGCAGAACTTGTTTCAACCTTGTCGCTTGAACTTCTTGTTGTTGTGCTAGGCATTTTCAGTTATGGTACTGTTATTTTTATGCTCGACTGGAAAATACTGCTTGTAATGTTCGGAATGTTTTTTACAGATATTCTGATTCGTAATCACGCAGTAAAGTTTGGCGACGATAACCGCGAATCGTTTTCAGAACCTTGGAGAAAGATGCGGTATATGGAGCTTAACAGTATGAATGTAAGCGCTGGAAAAGATATTCGAATCTTCAGTCTAAAAAAGGTTTTTGATTTTCATTTTGATTCGCTTATTACAACCTATAAAAACTTCCGCTCCAAGTATCAGTTAAAATGGTATTATCCGACACTTTCTGATACAGCTTTTAATATTGCCCGTGACTGGCTTGCCTATACACTTTTGATTCATAAGGTTTTGAGCGGCCAGATAGATGCAGCGCAGTTTACAATCTATATAGGAATTGTAGCAAGTTTTTCTCAATGGATTTATGAAGTTTCTATGGACTTTGCAAATCTTCGTGATGCAAGTCATCAATTTAATGATTACCACGAGTTTATGGCACAAAAGGATGTTTTTGAGCATTCGGAAACCACAAGCACAATATCTACTGATAAGGTTCCGCCGGAGATTGAATTCCGAAATGTAAGTTTTACATATGAGGGCAGTGAAAAGCCGGTCTTGAAAAATGTAAATTTCAAAATCCGTGCAAATGAAAAAATAGCTCTGGTTGGAAATAATGGCGCTGGAAAAACAACAATAGTAAAACTTTTGTGCGCACTTTATCTTCCTACAAGCGGTGAGATTTTGATTGATGGAAAAAACATAAATGAAATTGGAATAGAGAAATATCAGGAAATGATAAGCGTACTTTTCCAGGATACAACTCCAATTGCAATTTCTGTTGCAGAAAATATTGGCGGATGTGAATTAGCAGAAGTTGACAGAGAGCGAATGAATAAATGTCTTAAGGAAGCAGGATTGTATGAAAAAGTACAAAGCCTTCCCCAAAAAGAACAATCTTTCATTACTCAAACTCTTGATAAAGATGGAGTTTTATTTTCCGGCGGTGAAACACAGAAACTTCTTCTTGCCAAGGCAATATATAAAAATGGACCTGTCCTTATTCTTGATGAACCAACCTCAGCTTTAGATCCGATTGCAGAAAGCCGTATTTATGAGGAATACAATCAGATGGCAGATAATAAGACCGCCGTATTTATTTCTCACAGATTAGCTAGTACAAAGTTCTGCGACAGAATTCTGTTTCTGGATGACGGCCAGATTGTCGAAGAAGGCAGTCATGAAGAACTTATGAAAAAAGCTGGAAAATATAAAGAGATTTTTGATATTCAGAGTCACTATTACGTTGAGGATGTGGAGGAAAGAAATGAACAATAA
- a CDS encoding ABC transporter ATP-binding protein codes for MKNNKKSTISKVLKLTHRLQPGHITLIVISTIISATWKFVPIVFGSIILDQLVQHQPFEAILINAIRMLALQAACSLSHWGLEHIIKVNGAVISEKIDQMICEKSFMIDYDILEKRETLDIVKKAEDGMNARGDFSSFCSQLSGFIEHALSIIYSIALLIPLFISRASVPAGFLPEFLNKWYSFIILAFMLILSVTVSSFTKRKEGKMQADLFQRNIRVNREYGYFYSLVFDYATGKYVRLYKMQSLVEAKMKKILDFLESGITNLVKKVNKMQIPFFIINCIMQMTSYLYVGLKAIFGLISIGSALKYIKAYSNLVDSVSSIFYAYIEISIRSEYLSFFYDFMEIKNKQYEGTIPTEKRDDNEFEIEFRDVSFRYANTDKYVIKHLNQKIRIGTKTAVVGPNGAGKTTFIKLLCRLYEPTEGEILLNGVDIRYYDYKDYASLFSVVFQDFNLFSFSIAENVASGTSYDEVKVLDCIERAGFGERLSKMEKGIHTNIYQQEDEGVEISGGEAQKLAIARALYKDSPLVILDEPTSALDPVSEYEIYRHFDEMVQNKTSIYISHRMSSCRFCDNILVFDEGQIVQSGNHDELVKQEGLYKELWNAQAQYYA; via the coding sequence ATGAAAAATAATAAGAAATCAACAATCAGTAAGGTTTTAAAACTGACTCATCGTTTACAGCCTGGTCATATAACTCTTATCGTGATTTCAACAATCATAAGTGCTACCTGGAAATTTGTACCTATTGTATTTGGAAGTATTATTCTTGATCAGCTTGTTCAGCATCAGCCTTTTGAAGCGATATTGATAAATGCGATCAGAATGCTTGCATTACAGGCAGCCTGTTCCTTAAGTCACTGGGGGCTTGAGCATATAATCAAAGTAAATGGAGCTGTAATTTCTGAAAAAATAGATCAGATGATTTGTGAAAAGTCTTTCATGATTGATTATGATATTCTGGAAAAACGAGAAACTCTGGATATTGTAAAAAAAGCTGAAGACGGAATGAATGCCCGTGGAGATTTTTCAAGTTTCTGCAGCCAGCTTTCAGGCTTTATTGAACACGCACTTTCAATTATTTACAGTATCGCTTTGTTGATTCCGCTTTTTATTTCAAGGGCATCTGTTCCTGCAGGATTCTTGCCGGAATTCTTGAATAAATGGTATAGCTTTATAATTCTGGCTTTTATGCTGATTTTATCTGTAACAGTCTCTTCATTTACAAAAAGAAAAGAAGGTAAAATGCAGGCTGATTTATTTCAGAGGAATATAAGAGTAAACCGTGAATACGGATATTTTTACAGTCTGGTTTTTGATTATGCTACCGGAAAGTATGTTCGCCTTTATAAAATGCAGTCGCTTGTTGAAGCAAAGATGAAGAAGATTCTGGATTTTCTCGAAAGCGGCATTACAAATCTTGTAAAAAAAGTAAACAAAATGCAGATTCCGTTTTTTATTATAAACTGCATTATGCAGATGACCAGTTATCTTTATGTTGGTCTAAAAGCGATTTTTGGATTGATTTCTATTGGTAGTGCACTTAAATATATTAAGGCATATTCCAATCTTGTAGACAGTGTCTCAAGCATTTTTTATGCGTACATTGAAATCAGCATAAGGTCAGAATATCTATCATTCTTTTATGATTTTATGGAAATCAAAAACAAGCAGTATGAAGGAACTATTCCTACAGAGAAACGTGATGATAATGAATTTGAAATCGAATTCCGTGATGTTTCCTTTAGATATGCAAATACTGATAAGTATGTAATTAAGCATTTGAATCAGAAAATCAGAATTGGAACTAAGACTGCAGTTGTTGGTCCTAATGGAGCTGGAAAAACCACATTTATAAAACTTCTGTGCCGCCTGTACGAGCCGACAGAAGGTGAGATTTTATTGAATGGTGTTGATATCCGTTATTACGATTATAAGGATTATGCAAGTCTGTTCAGTGTGGTATTTCAAGATTTTAATCTGTTCTCATTTTCAATTGCAGAAAATGTTGCTTCAGGTACAAGTTATGATGAAGTAAAAGTTCTGGATTGTATTGAACGGGCTGGTTTTGGGGAGCGACTATCAAAAATGGAAAAGGGTATTCACACAAACATCTACCAGCAGGAGGATGAAGGTGTGGAAATCTCTGGTGGAGAAGCTCAGAAGCTTGCTATCGCGCGTGCTCTTTATAAGGATTCTCCGCTTGTAATTCTTGATGAACCAACCTCAGCGTTAGACCCTGTCAGCGAGTATGAAATCTACCGTCACTTTGATGAAATGGTTCAGAACAAGACTTCTATTTATATCAGCCACCGCATGTCGAGCTGCCGTTTTTGCGATAACATTCTTGTTTTTGATGAAGGACAGATTGTTCAGAGCGGAAATCATGATGAGCTTGTAAAGCAGGAAGGACTTTATAAGGAACTCTGGAACGCACAGGCTCAGTATTATGCATAA
- a CDS encoding ABC transporter ATP-binding protein: MSKKNSVLKNISIALKSWFKRYPSAWILVPTFLIFRIASPFITTLIPSLAIKAISQGDVKNFVIMIVVTIFVYCIINASSSLMETFVQVQRTYTRLGGYTADFSHKNLTTDYENIEPQKKQKIMGKAATSLSSNWIGVEHLMIQTTELTILLFGILTYGSAVLLLDWKILVITLVMFVCDVALRTHAIKYSDAKREESSEIWRKKNYIKTKSLNVSAGKDIRIYQLGKWFHELLCEVVVARQKLEKKLQLRWYIPTISATGFNFCRDALAYVILIKKVLVGQMDIATFTLYLGIINGFTNWIYSLSERFNSLRKASHEFNDFHDFMNLPDRERKVVTACTSDNKAPEIEFRNVSFTYPDCDKSTINDLSFSIKAGEKIALVGNNGAGKTTIVKLLCGLYNQTSGIILVDGKSIDEIGLDAYQDKISVLFQDTNPLAFTIEENITGLESGHGDPEKLQDSLKKSGLIEKIESLPDKEKTYITQTFSEKGILLSGGETQKLLLAKAIYKNGSFLILDEPTSALDPIAESKIYEEYNNFAGGKTAIFISHRLASTKFCDRIMFLDNGKIAEFGTHEELMAKGGKYKEMFDIQSQYYKEEA, translated from the coding sequence ATGAGCAAAAAAAACTCCGTGTTAAAGAATATCAGTATTGCCTTAAAGTCATGGTTCAAAAGATATCCTTCTGCATGGATACTTGTTCCGACTTTTTTGATTTTCAGAATCGCAAGTCCCTTTATTACAACCCTTATTCCGTCTCTTGCAATAAAAGCAATTTCACAAGGTGATGTAAAAAACTTTGTGATTATGATAGTCGTAACAATATTTGTTTATTGTATCATTAATGCCAGTTCAAGTCTTATGGAAACATTTGTTCAGGTTCAGCGTACTTATACAAGACTTGGAGGTTATACAGCTGATTTTTCCCATAAAAATCTGACAACTGATTACGAAAATATTGAACCTCAGAAAAAACAGAAGATTATGGGAAAAGCAGCAACATCGTTAAGTTCAAACTGGATTGGTGTTGAACATCTGATGATTCAGACAACAGAGCTTACTATTCTTCTTTTCGGAATCCTGACTTATGGAAGTGCTGTACTTTTACTGGACTGGAAAATTCTTGTCATAACTCTTGTAATGTTTGTTTGTGATGTTGCCTTAAGAACTCATGCAATTAAATACAGTGATGCAAAAAGAGAAGAAAGCAGTGAAATCTGGAGAAAGAAAAACTACATCAAAACAAAGAGTCTTAATGTAAGTGCAGGAAAAGATATAAGAATTTATCAGCTTGGAAAATGGTTTCATGAGCTTTTATGCGAGGTTGTAGTTGCCCGTCAAAAACTGGAAAAGAAACTGCAGCTTCGATGGTACATTCCAACTATTTCTGCTACTGGCTTTAACTTTTGCCGCGATGCTCTTGCCTATGTAATTCTGATTAAAAAGGTACTTGTTGGTCAGATGGATATTGCTACCTTTACGCTTTATCTTGGAATTATAAACGGTTTTACAAACTGGATTTATTCACTTTCAGAACGTTTTAATTCGCTTAGAAAAGCTAGTCATGAATTTAATGATTTTCATGATTTTATGAATCTTCCTGATAGAGAAAGAAAAGTGGTTACTGCATGTACTTCAGATAATAAAGCTCCAGAAATAGAGTTTCGTAATGTCAGCTTTACATATCCTGATTGTGATAAATCAACAATAAATGATTTAAGTTTTTCAATAAAAGCTGGTGAAAAAATTGCACTTGTGGGAAATAACGGTGCTGGAAAAACCACAATCGTAAAACTGTTATGTGGCCTTTACAATCAGACTTCTGGAATCATTCTTGTTGATGGAAAATCAATTGATGAAATTGGACTTGATGCTTATCAGGATAAAATCAGTGTTTTGTTTCAGGATACAAATCCATTAGCTTTCACAATTGAAGAAAACATTACCGGGCTTGAATCTGGGCATGGTGATCCAGAAAAACTACAGGACAGTTTGAAAAAATCTGGCCTGATAGAAAAAATTGAAAGCTTACCAGATAAAGAAAAAACTTATATAACACAGACTTTTTCTGAAAAAGGAATTCTGCTTTCTGGAGGAGAAACTCAAAAGCTGCTTCTTGCAAAAGCAATTTATAAAAACGGAAGTTTTTTAATTCTGGATGAACCGACTTCTGCTCTGGATCCGATTGCAGAAAGTAAGATTTATGAAGAATACAATAATTTTGCCGGTGGAAAAACTGCAATTTTCATTTCTCACAGACTGGCAAGTACAAAATTCTGCGACCGCATAATGTTTCTGGATAATGGAAAAATCGCTGAGTTTGGTACTCATGAAGAACTTATGGCGAAGGGTGGTAAGTATAAAGAAATGTTTGACATTCAGAGCCAGTACTACAAAGAGGAGGCATAG
- a CDS encoding sensor histidine kinase: MNDLIKYLLISGASICVSVVCTVLIIRRCFERRLEKFQDSVLKKQRDEVQNIYQTMRAWRHDYHNHIQSIKAMMAMGKTEEMSDYLDNLEKDLDTIDIAIRTGNVGLDAILSSKVSIARKNNIEVNCTAKVPSELKVSDVHLCAIVGNLMDNAIEACEKMKGPLEGGVPVAPRFIRVYIGLFKSQLYISVTNSTNESKRRRVSELVTSKLGEHGFGLRRIDKIAEKYAGYVNRKNEPGVFATEVMLPL; encoded by the coding sequence ATGAATGATTTAATAAAGTATCTGTTGATTAGTGGAGCCTCTATTTGCGTCTCTGTTGTTTGCACGGTTCTGATTATCAGGCGGTGTTTTGAACGTCGTCTGGAAAAGTTTCAGGATTCGGTGCTTAAAAAGCAGCGCGATGAGGTGCAGAATATCTACCAGACTATGCGGGCCTGGCGCCACGACTATCATAATCATATTCAGTCTATTAAAGCTATGATGGCTATGGGTAAGACTGAAGAAATGTCTGATTATTTAGACAATCTCGAAAAAGACTTAGATACTATTGATATTGCGATCCGAACGGGTAATGTCGGCCTGGATGCTATTTTAAGCAGTAAGGTTTCGATTGCCCGCAAAAACAATATCGAAGTAAACTGTACGGCCAAAGTTCCTTCTGAGCTTAAGGTTTCAGACGTACATCTGTGCGCAATTGTTGGAAACCTTATGGATAATGCTATTGAAGCCTGCGAGAAAATGAAAGGGCCTTTAGAAGGGGGCGTACCTGTTGCTCCTCGATTTATCCGTGTATACATTGGACTGTTTAAGAGTCAGCTTTATATTTCTGTGACTAATTCTACTAATGAGAGTAAACGCCGCCGCGTTTCGGAACTTGTGACCAGTAAATTGGGCGAACATGGTTTTGGCCTTCGCCGCATTGATAAAATAGCCGAAAAGTATGCCGGTTACGTAAACCGCAAGAACGAACCTGGCGTTTTTGCAACGGAAGTCATGCTGCCTCTTTAA
- a CDS encoding LytTR family DNA-binding domain-containing protein: MRIAICEDEKVVLDFESSLVTQWAAGAGCPLELDTYISAEQFLFESEDKAPYDVLIFDIQMKNMNGMELAKKLRARGCDAVIIFITGVPDYAIEGYEVGAVRYILKPVKAEVLNALLDTVRAERQKKAEDYFVLGQGADVERISFDKIIYIEARGHYVYLKGKGFEREWKASFSETSTAFDGRCFFCLRRGLLVNLSHVARITRTDCVLDNEEVLPVARGVYKELNEAFISFFKNN, from the coding sequence ATGCGAATTGCAATCTGCGAAGACGAAAAAGTTGTTTTAGATTTCGAAAGTTCTCTAGTTACTCAGTGGGCGGCCGGTGCGGGCTGCCCGCTTGAACTTGATACCTATATTTCTGCTGAACAATTCCTTTTTGAAAGCGAAGATAAAGCCCCATACGATGTTCTGATTTTTGATATTCAGATGAAAAATATGAACGGTATGGAACTTGCAAAAAAGCTCCGCGCCCGTGGCTGTGATGCTGTAATCATTTTTATAACCGGTGTTCCTGACTATGCAATTGAAGGTTATGAGGTTGGGGCAGTCAGATATATCTTAAAGCCTGTCAAAGCTGAGGTATTGAACGCTCTGCTTGATACAGTTCGTGCAGAACGTCAGAAAAAAGCTGAAGATTATTTTGTGCTTGGTCAGGGTGCAGATGTAGAGAGAATCAGTTTTGATAAAATCATCTATATTGAAGCTCGTGGTCACTATGTCTATCTGAAAGGAAAAGGTTTTGAACGTGAGTGGAAGGCAAGTTTTAGCGAAACTTCTACAGCTTTTGATGGACGGTGCTTTTTCTGTTTGCGCCGCGGGCTTCTTGTAAATCTTTCTCATGTGGCGCGGATTACCCGAACTGATTGCGTGCTGGATAACGAAGAAGTGCTTCCAGTAGCCCGTGGTGTTTATAAAGAACTCAACGAAGCATTTATCAGTTTCTTTAAGAATAATTAA
- the trpS gene encoding tryptophan--tRNA ligase — protein sequence MSEEIQYTDINKSFEAALERSRKIEEDLIKNPKKYRVLTGDRPTGLLHIGHYFGSLQNRVRLANMGVPTMILIADYQVLTDHDAFDKISQNTKQLVIDYLAAGINPEKQDVIIYPHSYVPECNQLMIPFLTLVSNAELSRNPTVKEEIESAGLKNVNAGMYTYPVHQACDILFCKGNVVPVGKDQLPHLEMTRTIASRFNKKFCTDMGKEPVFPEPQALLSKTPMILGLDGSQKMSKSRGNAVMLSATEDETAKLIKKAKTDQDRNITYDPVNRPEVANLLMLISLCTGEEPTAIAARIGDGGGGMLKNTLTEALNEKLRPLRQERARLEKDPEYIRKVLLDGAAKAREIGIKTLEEVRNVMNMKI from the coding sequence ATGAGTGAAGAAATTCAGTACACAGACATAAACAAAAGTTTTGAGGCCGCTTTGGAGCGCAGCCGCAAAATCGAAGAAGACTTAATCAAAAATCCTAAAAAATACCGCGTACTTACAGGTGACCGTCCTACTGGACTTTTACATATTGGTCACTATTTTGGTTCACTTCAGAACCGCGTTCGCCTTGCAAATATGGGCGTTCCAACTATGATTCTTATTGCAGATTATCAGGTTCTTACTGATCATGATGCATTCGATAAAATCAGCCAGAATACAAAGCAGCTTGTAATTGACTATCTTGCTGCCGGAATCAATCCTGAAAAGCAGGATGTAATTATTTATCCTCACAGCTATGTACCTGAGTGTAATCAGCTTATGATTCCGTTCCTTACATTGGTTTCAAATGCCGAGCTCAGCCGTAACCCGACTGTAAAAGAAGAAATTGAATCTGCCGGCCTTAAAAACGTAAATGCCGGAATGTATACATATCCTGTTCATCAGGCATGCGATATTCTTTTCTGCAAGGGAAATGTAGTTCCTGTAGGAAAAGACCAGCTTCCACACCTTGAAATGACACGTACAATTGCAAGCCGTTTCAACAAAAAGTTCTGTACAGATATGGGTAAAGAACCTGTATTCCCAGAGCCACAGGCTTTGCTTTCTAAGACTCCAATGATTCTTGGATTGGACGGAAGCCAGAAGATGTCTAAGAGCCGTGGAAATGCCGTTATGCTTTCTGCAACAGAAGATGAAACTGCAAAGCTCATCAAAAAGGCAAAGACAGACCAGGACCGCAATATCACTTATGATCCTGTAAACCGCCCTGAGGTTGCAAACCTTCTTATGCTTATCAGCCTTTGTACTGGTGAAGAGCCAACTGCTATTGCTGCCCGCATTGGTGACGGCGGCGGCGGAATGCTCAAGAACACACTTACAGAAGCTTTGAACGAAAAGCTTCGTCCATTACGCCAGGAACGTGCAAGACTCGAGAAAGATCCAGAGTACATCAGAAAAGTACTTCTCGACGGTGCAGCTAAAGCCCGCGAGATTGGTATTAAGACTCTCGAGGAAGTTAGAAACGTAATGAACATGAAAATATAA